The following are from one region of the Mycolicibacterium helvum genome:
- the tgt gene encoding tRNA guanosine(34) transglycosylase Tgt has protein sequence MPFFTVDAELPGRRGRTGTIHTPHGDIHTPAFIAVGTKASVKAVLPETMRELGAQAVLANAYHLYLQPGPDIVDEAGGLGAFMNWPGPTFTDSGGFQVLSLGAGFRKVLSMDANRVQADDVIAEGKQRLAHVDDDGVTFISHLDGSTHRFTPEVSMQIQHKIGADIIFAFDELTTLVNTRGYQEESVARTQAWAVRCLTEHRRLTAERPERPSQALFGVVQGAQYEDLRRQASRDLAGIVDAQGRGFDGYGIGGALEKQNLATIVGWCTDELPDDKPRHLLGISEPDDLFAAVAAGADTFDCVSPSRVARNAAVYSPTGRFNITGARYRRDFTPIDTECDCYTCAHYTRAYLHHLFKAKEILSATLCTIHNERFVIRLVDQIRAAIVAGEFDELRDHVLGQYYGHSTRAQ, from the coding sequence GTGCCGTTTTTCACCGTCGATGCCGAGCTGCCCGGGCGTCGTGGGCGCACCGGCACCATCCACACGCCGCACGGCGATATCCACACCCCGGCGTTCATTGCGGTGGGCACCAAGGCATCGGTCAAGGCGGTGCTGCCCGAGACGATGCGTGAGCTCGGTGCGCAGGCCGTCCTCGCCAACGCCTATCACCTTTATCTGCAGCCCGGCCCTGACATCGTCGACGAGGCGGGCGGCCTTGGCGCATTCATGAACTGGCCGGGGCCGACGTTCACCGACAGCGGCGGCTTCCAAGTGCTCTCACTCGGGGCGGGCTTCCGCAAGGTGCTGTCGATGGACGCCAACCGGGTGCAGGCCGACGACGTGATCGCCGAAGGCAAGCAGCGCCTGGCCCATGTCGATGACGACGGGGTGACGTTCATCTCGCATCTCGATGGGTCGACGCATCGGTTCACCCCTGAGGTGTCGATGCAGATACAGCACAAGATCGGCGCGGACATCATCTTCGCCTTCGACGAACTGACGACATTGGTGAATACCCGCGGCTACCAAGAGGAATCGGTGGCGCGCACCCAGGCGTGGGCGGTGCGCTGCCTGACCGAACACCGCCGGCTCACCGCCGAGCGCCCGGAGCGCCCCAGCCAGGCGCTGTTCGGGGTGGTGCAGGGCGCACAGTACGAGGACCTTCGTCGCCAGGCGTCCCGAGACCTGGCAGGCATCGTCGACGCGCAGGGGCGTGGCTTTGATGGCTACGGCATCGGGGGAGCGCTCGAGAAACAGAACCTGGCCACGATCGTGGGGTGGTGCACCGACGAGCTGCCCGACGACAAGCCGCGTCATCTGCTCGGGATCAGCGAGCCTGACGACCTGTTCGCCGCCGTCGCCGCCGGTGCCGACACCTTCGACTGTGTGTCGCCGTCGCGGGTGGCGCGCAATGCGGCGGTGTACTCCCCGACGGGCCGGTTCAACATCACCGGCGCGCGATACCGTCGCGACTTCACCCCGATCGACACCGAGTGCGACTGCTACACCTGCGCCCACTACACCCGGGCCTACCTGCACCATCTGTTCAAGGCCAAGGAGATCCTGTCCGCGACGCTGTGCACCATCCACAACGAGCGGTTCGTCATCCGGCTGGTCGACCAGATCCGTGCCGCGATCGTCGCTGGTGAGTTCGATGAACTGCGTGATCACGTTCTCGGCCAGTACTACGGCCATTCGACGCGTGCACAATAG
- a CDS encoding cytochrome P450, whose translation MTAAAEPQELLMKLLDPAIRANPYPVYREILDGGPMQMPESTLHVLSSFADCDEVLRHPDSCSDRLKSTAAQRAIAAGEQPRPFGTPGFLFLDPPDHTRLRRLVSKAFSPRVVKALEPDITGLVDDLLDRADEAGQFDAVEALAHPLPVAVICRLLGVPIEDEPQFSAASTLLAQGLDPFVTFSGEAQGLEERMAAGLWLRGYLRELLERRRSQPADDLMSALISVEESGDQLTEEEIVATCNLLLIAGHETTVNLIANGILAMLRNREHWMALSADPSRVSAIIEETLRYDPPVQLASRVAGADMEIGAGSGGQERSDSGIIRVPKGDIMMVLLAAAHRDPAVAERPDEFDPTRGTIRHLAFGHGPHFCLGAPLARMEAAVALSAVTKRFPDARLADEPIYKPHVTLRGMARLDVAVG comes from the coding sequence ATGACTGCTGCCGCCGAGCCGCAAGAACTGCTGATGAAGCTGCTCGACCCCGCAATCCGGGCCAATCCGTACCCGGTCTACCGGGAGATCCTCGATGGCGGGCCGATGCAGATGCCCGAGTCCACGTTGCACGTTCTGTCCAGCTTCGCCGATTGCGACGAGGTGTTGCGGCACCCCGACTCGTGCAGTGACCGGCTGAAGTCCACCGCCGCGCAGCGGGCCATTGCGGCCGGGGAACAGCCTCGGCCGTTCGGCACGCCCGGGTTCCTGTTCCTCGACCCGCCGGATCACACCCGGCTGCGCAGGCTGGTCAGCAAGGCGTTTTCGCCCAGGGTGGTCAAGGCGCTGGAGCCCGATATCACCGGGCTGGTCGACGACCTGCTGGACCGGGCCGACGAGGCCGGCCAGTTCGATGCGGTCGAGGCCCTCGCCCATCCGCTGCCGGTCGCGGTGATCTGCCGGCTGCTGGGTGTGCCGATCGAGGACGAGCCCCAATTCAGTGCGGCATCAACACTTCTGGCTCAGGGACTGGATCCGTTTGTGACGTTCTCCGGTGAGGCGCAGGGTCTCGAGGAACGCATGGCGGCCGGGCTCTGGCTACGGGGCTACCTGCGCGAGCTGCTCGAGCGGCGGCGCTCGCAGCCCGCCGACGATCTCATGTCGGCGCTGATCTCCGTCGAGGAATCCGGTGACCAGCTGACCGAGGAAGAGATCGTCGCGACCTGCAACCTGCTGCTGATCGCCGGTCACGAGACGACGGTGAACCTGATCGCCAACGGAATCCTGGCGATGTTGCGGAATCGGGAGCACTGGATGGCGTTGAGCGCCGACCCCAGTCGGGTGTCGGCCATCATCGAGGAGACGCTGCGCTACGACCCGCCGGTACAACTGGCCAGCCGGGTCGCGGGTGCCGATATGGAGATCGGTGCTGGTTCCGGCGGGCAGGAGCGCAGCGACTCGGGGATCATCCGAGTTCCGAAGGGCGACATCATGATGGTGTTGCTGGCCGCGGCGCATCGCGATCCCGCGGTCGCCGAACGCCCTGATGAGTTCGACCCGACGCGCGGCACGATTCGCCATCTGGCGTTTGGGCACGGCCCGCATTTCTGCCTGGGCGCCCCGCTGGCGCGAATGGAGGCCGCGGTGGCGTTGTCCGCGGTGACGAAGCGGTTCCCGGATGCCCGCCTGGCCGACGAACCGATCTACAAGCCGCACGTCACGCTGCGGGGCATGGCCCGCCTCGACGTCGCCGTTGGCTAG
- the frc gene encoding formyl-CoA transferase — translation MNTEVPQPLSGVKVIDFTGVQAGPACTQMMAWFGADVLKVERLDGGDVTRHQLRDIPDHDALYFTMLNSNKRSLAINTKTPEGLAVMEKLIREADVLVENFAPGALDRMGLSWDHIHELNPRLIFGSVKGFNEQSPWKDLKVYENVAQAAGGALSTTGFWDGPPTVSSAALGDSNTGMHLLIGILTALLAREKTGVGQKVSVSMQDAVLNLCRVKLRDQERLEAVGYLEEYPQYPNTPFGDAVPRGGNAGGGGQPGWVLKCKGWQDDPNSYIYFTIQEQNWAKTCEAVGKPEWVDDPAYSTAEARQPHIFDIFADIEKWLADKTKYEAVDILRTYDVPCAPVLSMKEIAYDPALRASGTVVEVEQEGRGKYLTVGSPVKFSDFSPTITGAPLLGEHTIDVLSDLGYTTDQIAELKTAHVI, via the coding sequence ATGAATACAGAAGTCCCACAACCCCTTTCCGGCGTCAAGGTGATCGACTTCACCGGCGTTCAAGCCGGCCCGGCCTGCACCCAGATGATGGCGTGGTTCGGCGCCGACGTCCTGAAGGTGGAGCGCCTCGACGGTGGCGACGTCACCCGCCACCAATTGCGTGACATTCCCGATCACGACGCGCTGTACTTCACCATGCTCAACAGCAACAAGCGCTCGCTGGCCATCAACACCAAGACCCCGGAGGGGCTTGCGGTGATGGAGAAGCTGATTCGCGAGGCCGACGTGCTGGTGGAGAACTTCGCACCGGGAGCTCTCGACCGAATGGGTTTGTCCTGGGACCACATCCACGAATTGAACCCCCGGCTGATCTTCGGATCGGTGAAGGGCTTCAACGAGCAGTCGCCGTGGAAGGACCTCAAGGTCTACGAGAACGTGGCGCAGGCCGCGGGCGGTGCGCTGTCGACCACCGGGTTCTGGGACGGGCCGCCGACCGTGAGCTCCGCGGCGCTCGGTGACAGCAATACCGGGATGCACCTGCTGATCGGGATCCTCACCGCGCTGTTGGCTCGCGAGAAGACCGGGGTGGGACAGAAGGTTTCGGTGTCCATGCAGGACGCGGTGCTCAACCTGTGCCGGGTGAAGCTGCGCGACCAGGAACGCCTGGAAGCCGTCGGCTACCTCGAGGAGTACCCGCAATACCCCAACACACCCTTCGGCGATGCGGTGCCGCGCGGCGGCAATGCCGGCGGTGGCGGGCAGCCCGGGTGGGTGCTCAAATGCAAAGGCTGGCAGGACGATCCCAACTCCTACATCTACTTCACCATCCAGGAGCAGAACTGGGCGAAGACCTGCGAAGCGGTCGGCAAGCCGGAATGGGTGGACGATCCCGCCTACAGCACGGCCGAGGCCCGCCAGCCGCACATCTTCGACATCTTCGCCGATATCGAGAAGTGGCTGGCCGACAAGACGAAGTACGAGGCCGTCGACATCCTGCGCACCTACGACGTGCCCTGCGCACCGGTGCTGAGCATGAAGGAGATCGCCTACGACCCGGCATTGCGAGCCAGCGGCACCGTCGTCGAGGTCGAGCAGGAGGGGCGCGGCAAGTACCTGACCGTCGGCAGCCCGGTGAAGTTCTCCGACTTCTCCCCGACAATCACCGGCGCACCGCTGCTGGGAGAGCACACAATCGATGTGCTCAGCGACCTCGGCTACACCACAGACCAGATCGCAGAGCTCAAGACCGCACACGTCATCTGA
- a CDS encoding FadD7 family fatty acid--CoA ligase — MLLGELVARTAATTPHAVALVVTAENRCITYPELADLIEQAANALASTGLTDGDVVGLRAANTVAYIVGLLGAARAGLVVAPLDPALPPAEQQDRMQRLGARAVLTDTPAAALDSAPEIAVGIDGSQCTISGTPAAGGDPSAIGLTPDDAMVMFTSGTTGKPKMVPWTHDTLAAAMNNVVSAYGLGADDATVAVMPMFHGHGLVAGLLATLSSGGTLGLPEKARFSAHTFFQELAATKATWVTAVPTIYQVLLDVAPAGAPAAARLRFLRSCSAPLPPAVAARLEAAFGAPVLPAYGMTEATHQACAVAATADTETRLQTVGAPVGSELRIADTGEVWLRGPAVARGYLNDAAATAATFADGWLRTGDLGSVNAVGVLTLQGRIKNIINRGGEKISPERVEDVLLAHPDVVQAAVFPVPDAKYGEQVAAVVVLRADASFDGEALQSFCASRLARFEVPEKISPVDELPVTAKGSVDRNRLAQLFG, encoded by the coding sequence ATGTTGCTGGGTGAACTGGTCGCGCGCACTGCCGCGACCACCCCACACGCGGTTGCGCTGGTCGTCACCGCCGAGAACCGTTGCATCACCTACCCCGAGCTGGCCGACCTGATCGAGCAGGCCGCGAACGCACTGGCGAGCACCGGGTTGACCGACGGTGACGTGGTGGGACTGCGGGCGGCGAACACCGTCGCCTACATCGTCGGACTGCTCGGCGCCGCGCGGGCCGGGTTGGTGGTCGCTCCGCTGGACCCGGCGCTTCCACCCGCCGAGCAGCAGGACCGCATGCAACGGCTTGGCGCCCGGGCCGTACTCACCGACACCCCGGCCGCAGCACTGGATAGCGCGCCCGAAATCGCCGTCGGAATCGACGGATCACAGTGCACGATCAGCGGCACCCCGGCCGCCGGTGGCGATCCGTCGGCGATCGGCCTCACGCCCGACGACGCCATGGTGATGTTCACCTCGGGCACCACCGGCAAGCCGAAGATGGTGCCGTGGACCCATGACACGCTGGCGGCGGCGATGAACAACGTCGTCTCCGCCTACGGGCTGGGCGCCGATGACGCCACCGTCGCCGTGATGCCGATGTTCCACGGGCATGGTTTGGTGGCCGGATTGTTGGCGACATTGTCCAGCGGCGGAACGCTGGGACTACCTGAGAAGGCGCGCTTTTCGGCCCATACGTTCTTCCAGGAGCTGGCCGCGACGAAGGCCACCTGGGTCACCGCGGTGCCGACGATCTATCAAGTCCTGTTGGACGTCGCACCAGCGGGAGCTCCAGCGGCGGCTCGGCTGCGGTTTCTGCGCAGTTGCAGCGCCCCGCTGCCGCCCGCGGTCGCCGCGCGCCTGGAAGCGGCATTCGGCGCACCGGTGCTGCCCGCATACGGGATGACGGAGGCAACACACCAAGCGTGCGCGGTGGCGGCGACCGCCGACACCGAGACCCGCCTGCAGACGGTCGGTGCGCCGGTCGGCTCGGAGCTGCGGATCGCCGATACCGGTGAGGTCTGGTTGCGTGGGCCCGCCGTGGCTCGCGGCTACCTCAATGACGCGGCCGCCACCGCCGCGACATTCGCCGACGGCTGGTTGCGCACCGGTGACCTCGGATCGGTGAATGCTGTTGGCGTGCTGACACTTCAGGGCCGGATCAAGAACATTATCAACCGCGGCGGCGAGAAGATCTCCCCCGAGCGGGTGGAAGACGTGTTGTTGGCCCACCCCGACGTTGTGCAGGCGGCGGTGTTCCCGGTGCCCGACGCCAAGTACGGCGAGCAGGTCGCCGCGGTGGTGGTGCTGCGGGCCGATGCATCATTCGACGGCGAAGCGCTGCAATCGTTCTGCGCGTCGCGGCTGGCACGATTCGAAGTGCCGGAGAAGATTTCGCCGGTTGACGAGTTGCCGGTGACTGCCAAAGGGTCGGTCGACCGCAACCGGCTGGCCCAGCTGTTCGGCTAG